A genomic stretch from Candidatus Methanomethylicota archaeon includes:
- a CDS encoding DUF433 domain-containing protein: MRFEFGRYIVVDDEICHGKPIFRGTRILVSDVIELLAAGISIEEIIRDYYPSLNEDMVREALEWAAKIIRGEHYVKYAKVPA, translated from the coding sequence ATGAGGTTTGAGTTTGGTAGGTATATAGTTGTTGATGATGAGATCTGTCATGGGAAGCCAATTTTTAGGGGTACGAGGATTCTGGTTAGTGATGTAATTGAACTGCTCGCCGCTGGAATTTCCATTGAGGAAATTATCAGAGACTATTATCCCAGTCTAAATGAGGATATGGTTAGGGAGGCGTTGGAGTGGGCTGCTAAAATCATAAGAGGCGAGCACTACGTTAAATACGCTAAAGTTCCTGCTTGA